The genomic stretch TTGTGTCATATGTGTATGTACAACATCAAATACCTGacatctttaaaagaataaagggtATTTCTAGAGTCTTTATGCATAATCTCCAAATTAATGGTTTTTATTCCTTCAAAAGCAAGCATTATTGACAAAAGTGTTTGTGTTATAAAAAGAAAGCGTGGTTCATTTTGTTTCAGGAGATCAGAGAAGATTTCACTGATGAAGTGATGCTTGAGTTGGCCTTAACTGTATAGACAGGAGGCAAAGGGCATCTCGGATAAAAAGAATTTCATGCAAAAGTAGTTTAGATGTGAAGCCACATGGTACATTCAGGAAAATGTTTGTAGTTGGAAATTGATATGCAAATGTAGGGATGAAAAGCCCCCTAAATGAGACCATAGAACCAAATCATAAAGGACTTGCATAGTttggttttattctttaagttCTAGTGGAGCTATGAAACTGTTGTAAGGAAGCTTAACCCTTAAACAGATGtgcattttagaaatatcacTTTAGTGCCATTATAGAGGAGAAAATTGAGAGTAGGGGGTGGTATTTCTAACAGTAGTTCAGGCAAGTAATGCTAAAGGGCCTTAGGTGTCCATAGTATGGTAGTTgatgggaaggcagagggagacgtaagtctattaaatatttaatctacAGGACTTTATGATAGAGTGCAAGTTGAAGAAAAGGATTTCTGGCTTAGGTACTTAGAACACTGTCAAACTAAAGTACCCATCGGAGCTCTTAAGTGGAGCTCCAGTAGGCATGTGACATTCTATTTGGGGGTAGACATTTAAGATTTGGTAGTTAAAACCATGGGAGTGAATGGAGTTGACCAGGGAagtacagagaaggaaaggtCACTAAGAACAGAATCTTGGGTATGTGTTATTTAAGGGGGGAACAggaggaaacaaagaacaaaaggtCAGAGAATTAGAATAGCCTATAAAAAGCAGTGTCAGAGAATTCAAGTTAGGAGTGTTTTCAAAAAGGAGCTGGTGATTAGAGTCAAAAGCAGCACACCAGTCATTGGTGACCCTACAGAATCAAGGTCACCTGATTCTAGGTGAGTGAGGAGCCATGGGAGAATCAGGGAGGAAGCCTGATTGCAGTGGGTTGAAGACCAGATTGATGGTGAGAGGATGATGATAGGGCAGTTTACCTCAAAAACTTAGGTTGGATAGAAGAGAAACATTTACAGGCTACAGGGCAGAACACTAGTAGGGAGAGGAGTCTTGGTGTCTTTTATGTTCTTAAGTCACACTGCAGTTCATTCTTGGCCACTGTGGGCAAGTACTACTACTCATTTCCCTTTACCTTTACCAGGTATCCCTTAGCTAAATGATATTAAATTACAGATCCTGACTAGAAAATCTTTTACAGGATGAAAACAAATGGACATATCGTTAATAAAATTAAAGCTACCCATTGATAACCAcatttgtaaaaagagaaaatggagttcTTTAAAGTTTGTTCTAAGTTCCTTAGTATGTttctatgaaaacataaaattgaatCTTTGAAGATAAATTATTTGTATCATTAAACAAGCCTGTGTAAACATTATGTGATACTTCTTAATGTGTTTCTTCTTCAGAAGCCTAAAGAAACTGTTCCAACTCTTGCTCCAAAAACTCTTTCAGTAGCAGCAGCTTTTAATGAAGATGAAGATGTAAGTTGATCcctagttttgtttattttacttgaacCAGTTCTTTAATGATGTTAGTGGCAGGTTGTAGGTTGCATTAATGGTACTAGtgaattttctttgtaattctgaATAGATTTTTTGTGATGCCTGCAAAATCTGGATATTTCTATTTATGTGGTTGTaggattacttaaaatataactGCCTTTGGGGGCAATGACCTTAAGAATCAAATCAACAAATGCTTGATATATatgttgatatatatatcatatatatgtgctAGGAAATATGTAGGATCCAGGAAAAGACAGATTTAATGCTGCTGcctttaataattttatagttgGAGTCTTCAGTGTTCAGGcatcatgcattcattcagctTACAAAAGACAGCTGTAGTGTTTTCTCCCATGAGGAATAGCTAATAGTGCAGGTGATTCTGCTAGAAGTTCTGTTCATTAAGCATGTGTTCCAAAGTGAGCATGAGTTGCTTATCTGCTATTCTCTTAGACAGTCTTAGCTCTTTCATGCCTCTCACAGTGTCCCTCTCTTCTTGTGCTTATGAATAACGTATGGAATTTAAAGCATcattttgactgattttttttctttggtctcTGACTTCAGAAACCTAACCCCCTCTTAAGATGTGACCCCATTGTATAACAATTAACTGTTAACAGGGTACATGAGTAATTGCTCTCAAAAACAATATGGAGAAGAATTACACATTCAGAGGAGCACAGTGTGGGCTGAAATAATTGGGAAGAACATAAAAGAGAAGTAAGAATTGGATACTAAAACATTAGGCAGGGTTTTGACAAACCAAAGAATACTTTTATAAGCTAAGACAAGTCATAAATACTAGCAGCTGTATTTGTCTGGACTGGAGATTTCTGTAGACGTTTGGGCAAGGATAAGTATGGAATGATTAGAGCCCAGATCAATAGGTAAAGAATTGCTGTGGTTATCTCTGGATTCTTTGCACTTAACTCATTGCACACACTTGagcaactttttttaatgtttatttattttggggcgagagagagagagagcgagtgagcatgagctggggaggggcagagagagagggagacacagaatctgaagcagactccaggctccgagctgtcggcacaaagcccgacgcagggctcaaacctacaaaccgtgagatcatgacctgagctgaagttggttgcccaatcaactgagccacccaggcgcccctgagtaaTTTCTATATGCTAGGCACAGTGAGATTGCAAAGATAATTCAGACATGTCCCTCCAGGAACTCAGTCTCATAAGGCATAAAATAGTACAAAATGAAACTCAAAAGTATACAAAGATATGAAGTGATAATGGAAAttcaaggaaggaagagagaccaAGTAACTAGATGCCAGCACTGAACCGGCAGTGGGAAGACCTGGATTCTTCTCCTGTCTTGTCCAGTTACTAACTAGTAGAAAGCCTGTGAAACAAATCACTTTACCTTTTTGGAGCCTTCgtttttcagttgtaaaatgaaAGGTCAGTTtaaatcatacatttttaaactacTTGTCAGAGTTGTAGGATTCTGTGGAAATgtctatgcagacagctcagagccaggagcctgctctagattctatgtctacctctctttctgtccctcccctacccacactctgtctctctctaaagtaaataataaaacgttaaaaaaaaaaaaaacctaaaaaataatatCCCATGTTTTCTGTTATCTCTAACATTCTTGAGAGATTAGGTAGCTTTTTGCTATGTACAGAATGTATGAGAGAAGGACAATATACAAAAAAGGGAACAGCGTGTGTGAAAAGAGAGGCTGGAAATGGTAAACACCTACATGATAGTAATGGCTTTTTTTGAATGTCTAACAATTTGGGTCTTTTCATATAACTTTATTTTATCGTCCATATATTCCTATGAATCATGCGATGTAGTTATATTCCTGTTTGGCAAATGGAGAAATTAACAAGTTAATGATGGTAAAGGATATTAATTTTAACTTGTCTTTTAGATAAAAGAATGTGTGTATCTAAAATCAtctggtttttcctttttctgcagaACATAAGTAACATGGGATATATATCTGGGcctaaaatatatttgacaaagaGGGCatccatttaattaattttaaattttaaaaatatatttttcattgttacctttttagtctcctttaattTGGACAATTCCTTGGCCTCTGTTCCATGgcattaacatttttgaagagtccaggccagttattttgtaaagttttccTTCGTTTGAATTTGTGTGATGTTTCCTTATGATTAGATTCACATTACTTACTTTGGCAGGAGTACCACAGAAGCTATGCCAAGTTCTTAATGCATCATAATCAGGGTGCACATGTTGTCAATATGTCCCATTACTGACGGTGTTAACTTTGATCTTTTGGTTAAAGTGATATCTGCCAGATTcctctgcttttcaaaaaaaatttttttaatgtttatttatctttgagcattagcaggggaggggcagagagagagggagacacagaatccaaagccggctccaggctccaagctgtcagcacaaagcccgacgccggcctcgaactcacgaaccacaagatcacaacctgagccaaagtcggtagcttaaccaactgagccacccgggcacccttctGCTTTTCAGAttattgttttaccttttgtAATTAAAGATTATATgggggggcatctggctggttcagttggtagagcttgcaactcttgatcttggggtttatatttgagccccaagttgggcgtagagattacttaaaaataaaatctgtaattaaaaaaaaaaatacaaggcacCTGGGCggatcagtcagttaaacctctgacttcagctcaggtcatgatctcatgaaacgggctctctgctgtctctgctgctcccctgcttgtgctctttctctcaaaaataaacatttaagaaaatagtaataataaaaacattctcaTGAGTGTTAACATCCATTGAGGGATTCCTACCAGAATCaattatgatttttcttcttcttttatctcTTGTATATTTATTGTCTCTTACTAGAAGGAAGAACTTCCCCTTATTTATGTAAGTGTAGGCTCATCAGTTCTTTATTCAGTAAGCTATAATGCTTGCACCAGATTTGACCAGTAGAAACCCCTTTAGACTAGATCTTGaaaacactctttaaaaaaaaatatttagaggtgcctggctgactcagtagtAGGTAAGCGCGCATGACTGTTGATCTGAGGGTTGTTGGAGCTTACCTAAAAGGGGGCTTGGGGGTCACCTGTCTGTCTCAGTCAGTAGGAtgtgcatgtgactcttcatcctgggtcatgaggtcaagcccatGTTGGacttggagcctactttaaaaaaaaaaagaatatttagctCAGTAGCAACGTTTATTTGACTTaccagtcagttaagcctctgacttaggctcaggtcatgatttcacagtttgtgagttcgagccctgcatcaggctccatactgacaatgcagagcctgcttggcattctgtctctctccctctctttgccccttatCCGCTTGCTTGtgcacgctcactctctcaaaaataaataaacttaaaaaaaaaaagaaatttaacttaCCATATATCTTTTCAACATTTATGTAAGTACTAATGAATGAACTTTCAAGATTTTCGAGATATCTTTATAGTGAAGGAGACGTTTTTAGAAGGAACAATACCATAAACTTACTAAGATTCTTTGCTTTGGTGTCCACCTCTTTTGCTATTTattagctttgtgactttggacaaactAACCTTGTTTACCTcaactttatacttttttttttttttaattttttttaatgtttatttatttttgagacagagagagacacagcatgaacggaggagggtcagagagagagggagacacagaatctgaagcaggctccaggctctgagctgtcagcacggagcctgacgcggggctcgaactcacggactgtgagatcatgacctgagccaaagtcggacgcttaaccgactgagccacccaggcgcctctacctcaactttaaaatgcaaatgctcagccagttgagcagccaaattttgtttttttttttaatttttaaaatgtttatttgtttttgagagagagcacgtgcttgggtgcacaagtgggggaggggcagatggagagggagacacagaatccgaagcaggcttcaggctctgaactgtcagcacagagccagacatggggctcaaactcagaaacagtgagatcaggacctgagcagaagctggccactcagctgactgagccacccaggtgccctgagcagcCAActgttttgatttcagctcaggtcctaatcccaGGGccttgggctccaagctgagtgtggaccctgcttgagattctctctccctccctctgccccctctcccctacttgagagttttcactctttttctctcaaataaataaataaaatgcaagtgaTGATAAGATTTGTTAGGGTTTATTTGTTTGGGGGACgggtttgttttgtattattttaggaTGTGattagggttttattttattttaatgtttatttttgagagagctcaagcaggggaggtgcagagaaaaagggagacaggatctgaagtgggttctgtgctgacagctcagaacctggaccttgcttcagagtctatgtctctgtctctctctgcctctgccccttcctccctctctctcaaaaaaaaaaaaaaattaaagatagtgcatattaactttaatttttttaacatgtattcatttttgagagacaaagacagagcgcaagcagaggtggggcagagagagggagacacagaatcagaagcaggctccaggctctgagctgtcagcacagagcccgatgcagggctgacACTCATCAACcgtgaagatcatgacctgagccaaagtcggatgcttaaccgactgagccacccaggcacccctaaagatggTGCATATTAAAGAATTTAGCACAATGTGTATGTGTAGCATAGTAAGCAAATGGTTTTGGTTCTAGAATACCaagtttttccagatttttttctttctgcaaaatcAACACTTGaagctgtgtttctttttaaaatgtagttaagataaataattttttccttttacaaagaTTTACAGTATTGAAAATGCTAAAAGGCTTAGATACAAATTTAGTATTATGAGTTAGCAGGTTAATTTTAATAAACCTGTAATGAGTCatctctgctttttttcccctccagagtGAACCAGAGGAAATGCCTCCAGAAGCAAAGATGAGGATGAAGAATATTGGAAGGTATGTGCTTTTTTATAAAGATTGTAGAGAATGATCTTTTAGTGTTCCGACTTTTCTTAAATATTCGGGCAAAACAATTCTGTGAGCTGTCAGTGATGTTATTTTCCCTTCTGGTAAGAGAAAAGGAGTACTTTCCTTTCATACGGGGACCCAAAGTAAGACTTTAGACTTACTGTCGAACCCAGTCTAAATACCcagtttgtatgtgtgtatgtgtgtacacacacacacacacacacacacatttaaaaacatgtaaaacataaaattgaagTAAATATGACACAAGTCCACAGTGGCACTGAACCCTTTTATATGTAATACATCTTCATGTTTTTCTtcgatttcattttttatagatGCTGATGGCAAGCCATCAGTTGATTTTATGACCCTGTTAGTGGGTTTCAAGCAacagttttaaaaactgtcaCGGTTGCCACCCTTAGCTATGTGTCAAAAGTACCTTACATGTTTGTTAAAACTACAAATTTGCTTGGTCCCTcttcagacctactgaatctgaaATTTTAGGAATGGGTCttatagaaagtatttttttttaattgtgtaggGATTTCTGATGTTCAGCTTGTGTTCATAATAGGTACtaaacaaatatgttttgaaaggccttatataacttttaaaataaatttcctgtcTTTTAACACAGGGATACACCAACATCAGCAGGACCAAACTCCTTCAATAAAGGAAAGCATGGTTTTTCTGATAACCAGAAGCTATGGGAGCGAAATATAAAATCTCATCTTGGAAATGTCCATGACCAAGACAATTAAATGATGTGTTTTGAAATTGGGTGTGGGGTGGGTGTAAAGTTAA from Panthera uncia isolate 11264 chromosome C2, Puncia_PCG_1.0, whole genome shotgun sequence encodes the following:
- the PCNP gene encoding PEST proteolytic signal-containing nuclear protein isoform X3, with the protein product MLFEVAAPINLLSKNSSSCNGGESSSRSAEKRSAEEEAADLPTKPTKISKFGFAIGSQTTKKASAISIKLGSSKPKETVPTLAPKTLSVAAAFNEDEDSEPEEMPPEAKMRMKNIGRDTPTSAGPNSFNKGKHGFSDNQKLWERNIKSHLGNVHDQDN